A portion of the Gemmatimonadaceae bacterium genome contains these proteins:
- a CDS encoding M28 family peptidase — protein MIFRILARIATCAALSAVAAACVASTTRGVRVATKEAAGTRTGAEPLDATIGLRLDPAIASLLGEISPSRIRQTDSILVAFGTRHTMADTTSATRGIGAARRFLFERLSGYSRDCNGCLRVEYDPAMIEVTRHPQRPRVNVVNVLAWLPGRDTSRVIVIGGHYDSCICNVDRFDFTSDAPGADDDGSGTSAVVELARVFSQRYPGGLEATVVFALYSGEELGLLGSTHLAQRLHDSGYKVAAAVTNDIVGNVVADDGRVDSTSVRVFGADPDNSPSRELARYAWASGMLYSPAFAVYPVFRLDRISRGGDHSPFVTHRDAGLRFTERLENYKRQHLPTDRLADVNFGYVANVARLNAATLGALASAPPVPDSVTARRNQPSGGQKWMLSWKPVPGAVAYEVLVRRTIAPTHEKLIRVNGATSYLLSDQLDDLWAGVRSVGVNGHRSLTVVVPPPTFVTR, from the coding sequence ATGATTTTCAGAATTCTGGCCCGCATCGCAACCTGCGCGGCTCTTTCCGCCGTGGCCGCCGCCTGCGTGGCGTCCACCACCCGCGGCGTCCGTGTCGCGACGAAGGAAGCGGCTGGAACGCGGACAGGCGCAGAGCCGCTGGATGCCACGATCGGATTGCGTCTCGATCCGGCCATCGCGTCGCTGCTCGGCGAGATTTCACCCAGCCGGATTCGCCAGACCGATTCGATCCTCGTCGCCTTCGGGACGCGCCACACGATGGCCGACACGACGAGCGCGACACGAGGAATCGGTGCGGCACGACGGTTTCTCTTCGAACGGCTGAGCGGATACAGCCGCGACTGCAACGGCTGCCTTCGCGTCGAGTATGACCCGGCGATGATCGAGGTCACCCGCCATCCGCAGCGTCCCAGGGTGAATGTCGTCAACGTGCTCGCATGGCTTCCCGGACGCGACACCAGCCGCGTCATCGTCATTGGCGGGCATTACGATTCCTGCATCTGTAACGTGGACAGATTCGACTTCACGTCCGACGCACCGGGCGCTGACGACGACGGATCGGGGACTTCGGCGGTCGTGGAGCTCGCCCGCGTCTTCTCACAACGCTATCCCGGGGGATTGGAGGCAACTGTCGTCTTCGCGCTCTACTCCGGGGAGGAGCTCGGACTCCTCGGCTCGACGCACCTGGCTCAGCGGCTGCACGACTCCGGCTACAAAGTCGCCGCCGCGGTCACCAACGACATCGTCGGCAATGTCGTCGCCGACGATGGGCGCGTAGACTCGACAAGCGTGCGCGTTTTCGGCGCGGATCCCGACAATAGTCCCAGTCGCGAGCTGGCGCGTTACGCCTGGGCATCGGGCATGCTCTACAGTCCCGCATTCGCGGTGTATCCCGTCTTTCGTCTCGATCGGATTTCGCGGGGCGGTGACCATTCGCCGTTCGTGACTCACCGCGACGCGGGACTTCGCTTCACCGAGCGGCTCGAGAACTACAAGAGGCAGCATCTCCCGACGGACCGTCTCGCGGACGTGAATTTCGGCTATGTCGCGAACGTCGCGCGCCTCAACGCGGCCACACTCGGCGCCCTCGCAAGTGCGCCCCCCGTCCCCGACAGCGTGACGGCGAGACGCAACCAACCTTCCGGTGGCCAGAAGTGGATGCTCTCGTGGAAGCCCGTGCCGGGGGCCGTCGCGTACGAAGTTCTCGTCCGCCGTACCATCGCTCCCACGCATGAAAAACTCATTCGCGTCAACGGAGCGACATCGTATCTGCTGAGTGATCAGCTCGACGATCTGTGGGCCGGCGTTCGATCGGTGGGTGTCAACGGACACAGGTCTCTTACTGTCGTCGTTCCACCCCCGACCTTCGTGACCCGCTGA